From a region of the Hymenobacter jejuensis genome:
- a CDS encoding PaaI family thioesterase, producing the protein MEQVPEVATLVAIYNQINQYGRANGMELTVSAPGEVVYSMTVREEHLSSPGTCHGGVIAGLMDAALGAAALTMSFTAGDLVSTVEFKINYLHPVRLHDYLEARGHVEHSGKTLIVASADIICPSRDLVVARALGTFNRYPADKRDFYHMLKTKSEE; encoded by the coding sequence ATGGAACAAGTACCCGAAGTTGCCACCCTCGTGGCGATTTACAACCAGATTAACCAGTACGGACGCGCCAACGGCATGGAGCTGACCGTAAGCGCCCCCGGCGAAGTAGTATATAGCATGACGGTGCGGGAGGAACACCTTTCTTCGCCGGGCACTTGCCACGGCGGCGTGATCGCGGGCCTCATGGACGCCGCCTTGGGAGCGGCCGCGCTCACGATGTCGTTTACGGCCGGCGATCTGGTTTCTACCGTTGAGTTTAAGATCAACTACTTGCATCCCGTGCGCCTGCACGACTATCTGGAGGCGCGCGGCCACGTCGAACATTCTGGCAAAACGCTCATTGTGGCCAGTGCCGATATCATCTGCCCCAGCCGCGACTTAGTCGTTGCGCGCGCCTTGGGCACCTTCAACCGCTACCCCGCCGACAAGCGCGACTTCTACCACATGCTGAAAACGAAAAGCGAAGAATAA
- a CDS encoding GNAT family N-acetyltransferase, protein MHLTQPHTPADFAAYYQLRYQVLRQPWNQPEGSERADDDPDPATFHAMLVADDGTVVGVGRLHASGPQQGQMRYMAVHPDWQGQGIGQQVLTYLEAEARRRGLTESILHARQAAVPFYERAGYSVVAPSHTLFGTIPHFLMQKYL, encoded by the coding sequence ATGCACCTCACCCAGCCCCATACCCCCGCCGATTTCGCGGCGTATTATCAGTTGCGCTACCAGGTGTTGCGCCAGCCGTGGAACCAGCCCGAAGGCTCGGAGCGCGCCGACGACGACCCCGATCCGGCCACCTTCCACGCCATGCTCGTGGCTGATGACGGCACCGTAGTTGGGGTGGGCCGCTTGCACGCTTCTGGGCCGCAGCAGGGGCAAATGCGCTACATGGCCGTACACCCCGATTGGCAAGGACAAGGGATTGGCCAACAAGTACTTACTTACTTAGAAGCCGAGGCCCGCCGGCGCGGCCTCACCGAAAGCATTCTGCACGCCCGGCAGGCAGCGGTGCCGTTTTACGAACGCGCGGGCTACTCGGTAGTGGCACCTTCGCATACGCTCTTCGGAACTATCCCGCACTTTTTAATGCAGAAATATTTATAA
- a CDS encoding J domain-containing protein, with protein MTHYQTLEVSEQATPDEIRRAYRRLVLLTHPDRTPDPVAHARYLSINQAYDVLIDPTRRQYYDAQLWAWRNPPVAAPVAQPPHPRDRHYGTRRAARPIITRPGPRPAPYAAEYAHYAPKARLVCLMLLTWFALMALDRLAVQRYPNEVVQSREFHSFAGRNFTQVWHSIRTPHATFRIYDDTIGWPAVDQHIAVARTPVFGIVTSVADADSAAPQARLHPPSIYNLFAPLPLAMALTAALGVLPTSTNQRRVDACVVAVLLALLTLIMLFFYR; from the coding sequence ATGACGCATTACCAGACGCTGGAAGTAAGCGAGCAGGCCACCCCCGACGAAATTCGGCGGGCATATCGCCGCTTGGTGCTCCTCACCCACCCCGACCGCACCCCCGATCCTGTCGCCCACGCACGCTATCTATCTATTAATCAAGCATATGACGTATTAATAGATCCGACGCGGCGGCAATACTACGATGCCCAGCTTTGGGCCTGGCGCAATCCGCCGGTGGCGGCGCCTGTTGCTCAGCCCCCTCATCCCCGCGACCGGCATTACGGCACCCGCCGTGCAGCCCGCCCAATTATTACGCGGCCCGGCCCGCGACCGGCTCCCTACGCGGCCGAATACGCCCATTACGCACCTAAGGCTCGGCTTGTGTGCCTAATGTTGCTTACTTGGTTTGCCCTAATGGCGCTCGACCGGCTGGCCGTACAACGCTATCCCAACGAAGTGGTGCAGAGCCGGGAATTTCACTCCTTTGCAGGGCGCAACTTTACGCAGGTTTGGCATTCCATCCGAACGCCGCACGCTACCTTTCGCATCTACGACGATACCATCGGGTGGCCGGCCGTTGATCAGCATATTGCCGTTGCCCGAACGCCCGTTTTCGGCATTGTCACGAGCGTGGCCGACGCCGATTCTGCGGCGCCGCAGGCGCGCTTGCACCCGCCCAGCATCTATAATCTTTTTGCGCCGTTGCCGCTTGCCATGGCCCTGACAGCGGCGCTCGGAGTGTTGCCGACCAGCACCAACCAACGGCGCGTCGATGCGTGCGTGGTGGCCGTGCTGCTAGCCCTCCTGACGCTCATCATGCTATTCTTCTACCGTTAG
- a CDS encoding DUF962 domain-containing protein, which produces MLHFIGTTLFFVALVVAAVWQRPLLILAGVVAAYGFAWVGHFFVEHNRPATFQHPWLSLRGDFRLYFDLLRGREHF; this is translated from the coding sequence GTGCTGCATTTCATCGGCACCACCCTCTTTTTCGTCGCGTTGGTAGTGGCTGCGGTGTGGCAACGCCCCTTGCTGATCTTGGCGGGTGTGGTAGCGGCCTATGGTTTTGCTTGGGTGGGCCATTTCTTCGTCGAGCACAACCGGCCTGCTACTTTTCAGCATCCGTGGCTTTCGCTGCGCGGCGACTTCCGCCTGTACTTCGACCTGCTACGCGGCCGCGAACATTTCTGA
- a CDS encoding YajQ family cyclic di-GMP-binding protein, with amino-acid sequence MASFDIVSKVDPQTLENAVNTAKKELQTRYDLRDTKGGIELDKKANTIQLSSENSMRVKALEDILLTRVVKQGIDGTSLDFSAEEQPSGALVKKTVKVRAGVDKEAGRKIIKAIKDAKLKVEAQMQDDQVRVSAKKIDDLQAVIALLRRTDIGQPLQFVNMKS; translated from the coding sequence ATGGCATCCTTCGACATTGTAAGCAAAGTTGATCCGCAAACCCTTGAGAATGCGGTCAATACGGCCAAAAAAGAACTCCAGACCCGCTACGATCTGCGCGATACCAAAGGCGGCATCGAACTCGACAAGAAAGCCAATACCATTCAGCTTAGCTCCGAAAACTCCATGCGCGTGAAGGCGCTGGAAGATATTTTGCTTACCCGCGTGGTCAAGCAAGGCATCGACGGCACCTCCCTCGACTTCTCGGCGGAGGAGCAGCCCAGCGGGGCGCTGGTCAAAAAAACGGTGAAAGTGCGGGCCGGCGTCGACAAGGAGGCGGGCCGCAAGATCATCAAGGCCATCAAAGACGCCAAGCTGAAAGTCGAGGCGCAGATGCAGGACGATCAGGTGCGGGTGTCGGCCAAGAAAATCGACGATTTGCAGGCCGTAATTGCGCTGCTGCGTCGCACCGACATCGGGCAGCCGCTGCAATTCGTGAACATGAAATCGTAG
- a CDS encoding TerC family protein has protein sequence MFDISAFSSVHTWVSLLTLTFMEIVLGIDNIIFISIVVNRLPREQQKRGRTIGLLLALLFRIGLLLSITWIVGLKEPLFTLNLPFESGPFGVSGRDLILLAGGLFLLAKSTTEIHTKLQGEEEEVGAGKFDSLTRVIIQIVIIDIVFSFDSILTAVGLVDNVLVMILAVIFAMGIMLAFSGYIADFVNNNPTIKILALSFLIMIGIMLVMEAFHKEIEKGYVYFAMAFSLVVELLNMRLRKKTQPVHLRDSQYD, from the coding sequence GTGTTTGATATTTCTGCCTTTTCCAGCGTCCATACTTGGGTCAGCCTGCTTACGCTGACGTTTATGGAAATCGTGCTGGGCATCGACAACATCATTTTCATTTCCATCGTCGTCAACCGGCTGCCGCGCGAGCAGCAGAAGCGCGGCCGCACCATCGGCTTGCTGTTGGCGCTGCTGTTTCGCATCGGTTTGCTGCTGAGCATCACTTGGATTGTGGGCTTGAAAGAGCCACTTTTTACCCTGAATCTGCCTTTTGAAAGTGGGCCATTTGGGGTATCGGGCCGCGACCTGATTCTGCTGGCCGGAGGCTTGTTTTTGCTGGCCAAAAGCACCACCGAGATTCATACCAAGCTGCAAGGCGAGGAAGAGGAAGTGGGCGCCGGCAAGTTCGACAGCCTCACCCGCGTGATCATTCAGATCGTTATCATCGATATCGTTTTCTCTTTCGACTCGATTCTGACGGCTGTAGGACTCGTTGATAATGTGTTGGTTATGATTCTGGCCGTGATCTTTGCCATGGGCATCATGCTGGCCTTCTCGGGCTACATCGCCGATTTCGTCAACAACAACCCTACCATCAAGATTCTGGCGCTGTCCTTCCTGATCATGATCGGCATCATGCTCGTGATGGAAGCGTTCCATAAGGAAATCGAGAAGGGTTACGTGTATTTTGCCATGGCCTTCTCGTTGGTGGTGGAACTGCTGAACATGCGCTTGCGCAAGAAAACACAGCCGGTGCACCTGCGCGATTCGCAGTACGATTAA